One part of the Engraulis encrasicolus isolate BLACKSEA-1 chromosome 17, IST_EnEncr_1.0, whole genome shotgun sequence genome encodes these proteins:
- the gnptg gene encoding N-acetylglucosamine-1-phosphotransferase subunit gamma — MSLIFRQYFHLSCLFILVDFAFSGKMKIVEEPNTFGLNNHLLAQGSRLQARTTPSPVSGPRHLHHLAGKCFSYIESTYKYEFCPFHNITQHEQTFRWNAYSGILGIWQEWAIQNNSFTGMWMREGDSCGNKNRQTKVLLTCGNSSKLAQVSEPQTCVYSLTFETPLVCHPHSLLVYPVLGEKLQTEWDEAEQARYDGLVTEQGYDKLLRDLFEEAGLLKRTQPKTEEPKRTQKAQQTLEQCRQDVEKKNAEIERLRSLLSQHNIPYEQDTAESKAAAAAAAAEQGKQHLRGDTGLIADLL, encoded by the exons ATGTCGTTAATATTTCGGCAATATTTCCACCTTTCGTGCCTGTTTATACTAG TCGATTTCGCATTTTCTGGAAAGATGAAGATAGTCGAGGAGCCCAATACGTTTGG GCTGAATAACCATCTCCTGGCTCAGGGTTCGAGGCTACAGGCTCGGACCACCCCTTCCCCTGTGTCAGGACCTCGTCACCTACACCACCTGGCAGGAAAGTGCTTCAGTTACATCGAATCCAC GTATAAATATGAGTTCTGTCCATTCCATAATATAACCCAACATGAACAGACGTTCAGATGGAATGCCTACAGTGGAATCCTGGG gatctgGCAGGAGTGGGCGATTCAGAATAACTCCTTTACTGGCAtgtggatgagagagggagactcCTGTGGGAACAAGAACAGACAaaccaag GTTCTTCTGACTTGTGGAAATAGCAGTAAACTGGCGCAGGTGTCCGAGCCTCAAACCTGTGTCTATTCTCTAACATTTGAGACACCGTTAGTGTGCCATCCACACTCCCTGTTGG TTTACCCAGTACTTGGTGAGAAGCTGCAGACAGAGTGGGACGAGGCGGAGCAGGCTCGCTACGATGGCCTTGTGACTGAACAG GGTTACGACAAGCTATTGCGGGACCTGTTTGAGGAAGCCGGTCTCCTGAAGCGTACACAGCCGAAGACAGAGGAGCCAAAGCGCACTCAGAAAGCTCAGCAGACACTGGAGCAATGCAGACAG GATGTGGAGAAGAAGAATGCTGAGATTGAAAGACTGCGCTCTTTACTATCACAACACAACATTCCCTATGAGCAGGACACGG CCGAATCCAaagctgctgctgcggctgctgcggcGGAGCAGGGCAAGCAACATCTCCGAGGGGACACAGGCCTCATCGCTGATCTGCTATGA